The genomic interval TGGCGCAGGCGAAGGCGCGAGGCCATGGAACTCAGGGGTGGCAGCATAGGGGATCACTTAAAGTTATCACGGGGTCAGCAGGTCTCATTAGGCAGCAACAGCGGGGAAAATTAAAGTGACCTGCATCTTCAACAAGAACAACACAGGAACCCGCATGCGCCTGATCCAATTTGAAACCGGACCCGGCCAACGCCACGTCGGCGTGGTCGAAGGCGACCTGATCCAGGTCGTGCGTGATACCCACTCCATGCGTGAGCTGGCCTTGGCCGCGATCCGCAACCACACCAGCCTGGCCGCAGAAGTGCTCGAACGCGGCCTGGACAGCACGCAACACTGTTACAGCCAGGCCCTGAGCGACTGCCGCGTACTGCCCCCGCTGGACCACGAAGACCCAGCCCATTGCCTGATCAGCGGCACCGGCCTGACCCACCTGGGCAGTGCTGCCACCCGCGACAAGATGCACCAGCAAAAAATCGACGATGCGGCGGCGTTGACCGACACCGCGCGGATCTTCCAGTGGGGCATCGAAGGGGGCCGCCCTGCACCGGGCACCGCGGGCGTACAACCGGAGTGGTTCTACAAGGGCGACGGCTCCATTGTGGTCCGCCCTGGCCAGGCCTTGCAGCGCCCGGCCTTTGCTGAAGATGCCGGTGAAGAGCCCGAGCTGGCCGGCCTGTATGTGATCGGCGATGATGGCCAGCCCTACCGCCTGGGTTTTGCCATCGGTAACGAGTTTTCCGACCATGTGATGGAACGGCGCAACTACCTGTACCTGGCTCACTCCAAATTGCGCAGTTGCGCCTTTGGCCCTGAACTGCGGGTCGGTGAGCTGCCCCGCCACCTCGATGGCATCAGCCGGATTCGTCGCGGCAACCAGGTGATCTGGGAAAAGGCCTTCCTCAGCGGTGAGGACAACATGTGCCACTCGCTGGACAACCTGGAGTATCACCACTTCAAGTACGCCCAGTTCCTGCGCCCAGGCGATGTGCACGTGCACTTCTTCGGCACGGCGACCTTGTCGTTCGCCGACCAGATCAAGCCCGCCGAGGGCGATGTGTTCGAGATCAGCCTGCCTGATTTCGGCGCCCCCCTGTGCAATGGCATTGCCGGGACGCCTTCGGCCATCTCACCTGGCGAGGTGAAGACGCTCTGAACCGACGGCGGCGCAGGGCCGCGCCGCCGCGGCATTTCATAACAATCACAACAGTGAGATGAGCATGAAACACACCCCTTACCCGGCGGCCACAGCCGCCACGGCCAGCACAGACACCGCCAAGCCGACCACCGTGCGCTGGCGGATCTTCCTGATCCTGCTGTTGCTGGCAGCGATCAACTACATCGATCGGGCGTCGCTGTCGGTGGCCCTGCCCTTGATTTCTGCCGAGTTCGAACTCACCCCAGCACTTGAAGGGTTGATCCTCAGCGCGTTCTTCTGGTCCTACGCCCTGATGCAGATCCCGGCCGGTGTGCTGCTCGACCGCTTCCAGGTGCGCAACATCATTGGTGTCGCCACCATCGGCTGGGGCGCCTTCCAGGCGCTGGGCGGCTTTGCCCACAACTGGATTACCCTGCTGGTCACCCGCATTGGCCTGGGCGTGGCCGAGTCGCCGATCATGCCGGCGGGCGCCAAACTCAACGGCGCTTGGTTGACCCCCAACGAACGTGGCCGCGGCGCCACCCTGGTCGACGGCGGCGCGCCGCTGGGCACAGCGTTTGGCGCGATCATCATCGCCGGGCTGATCACCTGGTTCGACTCCTGGCGCATCGCCTTCATCATCGCCGGTGTCGGCACCGTGGCGGCAGGCATCTGGGCCTGGTGGTACATCCGCAACCACCCCAGCGAACACCCGCAGGTCAACGCCGCCGAGCTGGCCTACATCACCCAAGCCAACGACGCCGCGACCCAGGCCAACGGCAACCGCAAGGCGGTACTCAAAGAGCTGCTGAAAAGCCGCTCGGTGCTGTGCATGTTCGCCGGCTACGCCTGCTACAACAGCGTGTTCTATGGCCTGCTGACCTGGATGCCAAGCTACCTGCACCAAGCCCACAACCTGGACATCAAGGCCATGGGTGGCGCGACCTTCCTGATCTTCATGTGCGGTTTTGTCGGCGAGCTGGTGGGCGGCTGGATCTCGGACAAGTGGAAAGCCAATGGCGGCCAGCCGAACACGGTCATGCGCAGCATGTTCGCAGGCTCCGCTGCCGTCGCCGCGCTGTGCATCCTGCTGGTGGCCTACACCCCCGATGCTGCACGGGTGATCGCCCTGCTGTGCGTGGCGCTGTTCTTCATCCGCTGGTGCGGCATGTACTGGTGCCTGCCGGCCATTCTCGGCGGTAAATCCAAAGCCGGCGTTCTGGGCGGCAGCATGAACTTCTGCGGCAACATGGTCGGCGTGCTGGTACCGATCCTGATCGGCCTGATCGTGCAGTTCACCGGTTCGTACTTCTTGGCCCTGATCTTCTTCGTGGTCATGGCCTTCGGCCTGATGCTGTTCTCTGGCCTGATCGACTATCGCGAGCGCGGGCTGGCCTGAGCCACGCGCCCTATTGAGGTAACTGTCATGCAACTCATTACAACAACAGGCAGTGAACGCGCTGCCCACGCCGTGATCCGACTCAACCCGCTCGACGACGTGCTCATCGCCCGCCAGGCCCTGCCCGAAGGGTTGCTGCTGGACGAAGGCATCACCGTTCGCCAGCCAATCCCTGCTGGGCACAAGGTGGCGGCGCGCGACATTGCGGCCGGCCAGCCGCTGCGCCGCTACGGGCAGATCATCGGCTTCGCCAGCCAGGCCATCACCGCAGGCGAGCATGTGCACGTGCATAACTTGGCAATGGGTGACTTTGCCCGTGACTACGCCTTTGGCGTCGATGCCCGTGGCGCGCAGGCGCCCAACGACGACACCTTCAGGGGTATCGTCCGGGTCGATGGCCGGGTCGCCACGCGCAACTATGTCGGCATCCTCACTTCGGTGAACTGCTCGGCCACCGTGGCCCGGGCAATCGCCGACCATTTTCGCCGTGACATTCACCCCGAAGCGTTGGCGCCGTACCCGAACGTCGACGGCGTGGTGGCCCTGACCCATGGCGTCGGTTGCGCCGTCGACCCCTCTGGCGAGGCCTTGGCCATGCTGCGCCGGACCTTGGGCGGCTATGCCGTGCATGCCAACTTCGCCTCGGTGCTGCTGATTGGCCTGGGTTGCGAAACCAACCAGATCCCTGAGCTGCTCGCCGCCCAAGGGTTGCAAAGCAGCCACACCTTGCGCACCTTCACCATCCAGGGCACTGGTGGCACCAGCAAGACCATCGCCAGCGGCATTGCCCAGGTCAAGGCGTTGCTCGCCGAAGCCAACCAGGTCGAGCGCCAGCCAGTCAGCGTGCGCCACCTCACCGTGGGCCTTCAATGTGGGGGTTCGGACGGCTACTCGGGCATCACCGCCAACCCTGCGCTGGGCAATGCCGTGGACCGGCTGGTAGCCGCAGGCGGTACCGCGATCCTGTCGGAAACTCCCGAAATCTACGGTGCCGAGCACTTGCTGACGCGCCGCGCCGTAAGCCAGCAAGTCGGTGAAAAGCTGATCGCCCGCATCCAGTGGTGGGAAGCCTATTGCCAGCGCATGGGCGCCGAGCTGAACAACAACCCTTCGGCCGGCAACAAGGCCGGTGGCTTGACCACCATCCTGGAAAAATCACTGGGTGCGGTCGCCAAGGCCGGCTCCAGTGACCTGGTGGATGTGTACGAATACGCAGAGCCGGTGCGCGCCCATGGCCTGGTGTTCATGGACACCCCCGGTTATGACCCGATCTCGGCCACTGGCCAAGTCGCCGGGGGTGCCAACTTGATCGCTTTCACCACCGGCCGCGGTTCCGCCTACGGCTGTGCGCCCTCGCCGTCCATCAAGCTGGCGACCAACACGCGCCTGTGGGAAACCCAGGAAGACGACATGGACGTCAACTGCGGCGGCATTGCCGACGGCAGCATGACCATCGAAGAGCGCGGCGAGCACATCTACCAGATGATGCTGCGCATCGCATCGGGGGAGCGCAGCAAGAGCGAACAGCATGGCTACGGGCAGAACGAGTTCGTGCCGTGGCAGATCGGCGCCATTACCTGACTGCTTGCCTTGATGTACCTGCCTTAACGATTATCGGAGCCCTCATGACCCAGATCCTTGGTCACAACTACATCGGCGGCCAGCGCTCGGCGCAAGGCAATTCGCTGCTCAGGAGCCTGGATGCCAGCACTGGCGAAGCGCTGCCCGGCGCATTCAGCCAAGCCACCGAAGCCGAAGTGGATGCGGCCGCAAAGGCTGCTGCCACGGCCTTCCCGGCCTACCGCAACCTGCCGGCCGAGCAACGCGCAGTGTTTCTGGAGGCGATTGCCGACGAACTCGATGCACTGGGTGACGCCTTCATCGCCACGGTATGCCGTGAAACGGCCCTGCCCGCCGGCCGAATCCAGGGGGAACGTGCCCGCACCAGCGGCCAGATGCGCCTGTTCGCCACGGTACTGCGCCGGGGTGATTTTTACGGCGCCCGCATCGACCGCGCACTGGCGCAGCGCCAGCCGCTGCCGCGCCCGGACATACGCCAGTACCGAATCGGGGTCGGCCCGGTTGCCGTGTTCGGGGCCAGCAACTTCCCGCTGGCGTTCTCCACCGCAGGCGGCGATACCGCATCGGCCCTGGCCGCTGGTTGCCCGGTGGTGTTCAAGGCGCACAGCGGCCACATGGCCACCGCTGAAGGTGTAGCGGATGCCATCTTGCGTGCCGCGGTGCGCAGTGGCATGCCGGCGGGCGTCTTCAACATGGTCTACGGTGCGGGCGTCGGCGAGTGGCTGGTCAAGCACCCGGCCATCCAGGCCGTGGGTTTCACCGGCTCGCTCAAGGGCGGTAACGCGCTGATGCGCATGGCTGCGGAGCGGGCCCAGCCGATCCCGGTGTTTGCCGAGATGTCCAGCATCAACCCGGTGATCCTGCTGCCTGAAGCGCTGGCTCAGCGAGGCGCCGCACTGGCCCGCGAGCTCGCTGCGTCCGTGACCCTGGGCTGTGGCCAGTTCTGCACCAACCCAGGCCTGGTGCTGGGCATGCGCTCTGCTGCATTCAGCCATTTTGTCGAGCACCTGCAAGCACAAATGGCTGCGCAAGGCGCCCAGACCATGCTCAACTCCGGCACCCTGGCCAGCTACCGCCAGGGCCTACAACACTTGCACGCGCACCCCGGCATCACCCACCTGGCCGGCGCCGAGCAAGGCGAGCGGCAGGCGCAGCCGCAACTGTTCAAGGGCGATGTCAGCCTGCTGCTGAACGGCGACCCGCTGCTGCAGGAAGAAGTGTTCGGGCCCGCGACTCTGGTCATTGAAGTTGAAGATCAGGCGCAACTCAGCGCCGCCGTGCAAGCCCTACGCGGGCAACTGACCGCCACGGTCATTGGCGAAGCAGCAGAACTGACAGGCTTCAGCTGGTTGAGTGAATTGCTCCAGGACAAGGTCGGCCGCGTGTTGTTCAACGGCTACCCCACTGGCGTCGAAGTGTGCGATGCGATGGTCCACGGCGGCCCATACCCTGCCACCTCGGACGCCCGCGGCACCTCGGTGGGGTCGCTGGCGATCGATCGCTTCCTGCGGCCCGTGTGCTTCCAGAACTACCCTGATGCGATGCTGCCCCCTGCGTTGCAGAACGCCAATCCGCTGGGTATTTGGCGCCTGGTCGATGGTGAGGGCAGCCGCTCAAGCTGCTAAAGGCCCTTCTACCCCCGTCGAGCCGCCAGGCGCTCGACGGGGGGAAATTTTGAACTCCCCTCACCGCACCCCCTCCCACCTGAAGAGCCCCCGCGATTCTTCAGGACCCCGCCATGGCCAAGCCCCTGCAGGAATACCAGCGCAAGCGTGACTTCAATGCCACGCCCGAGCCGAGCGGTAAACGTGGCCGGGGCCGGAAGCCCCATGCCCTGCAGTTCTGCATCCAGAAGCACGACGCCAGCCACTTGCACTACGACTTCCGCCTGGAACTCGACGGCACGCTCAAGAGCTGGGCCATCCCCAAGGGCCCGTCGCTGGACCCGAAGGTGCGGCGTTTGGCCGTGCACGTCGAAGATCACCCGCTGGACTACGCCGATTTCGAGGGCAATATCCCCGAAGGCCATTACGGCGCGGGCGATGTGATCGTCTGGGACCGTGGCATCTGGGAGCCTGAAGGTGATGCGCAGCAGGCCTATGCCAAGGGCAAGCTGCGCTTTCGCCTGCAAGGCGAGAAGCTCAATGGTGTCTGGAACCTGTTCCGGACCCACCTGGCGGGCAAGAAAGAGCAATGGATGCTAGTCAAATCGCACGATGGCGAAGCCCGTAGCGAGGCCGATTACAGCATCGTCGAAGCCCAGCCCGACAGCGTGCTCAGCGAGCGCACCCTGGTCCCCAGGCGTAGCAAGCCTGCCGAAAAAGCGGCGCCGCGTACCCGCAAACGCAAGGCAGGCGCACAGAAGGCCCCGTTACCCGACACGCTGCAACCGCAACTGGCGACGCTGGTCGACTCGCCACCCGCCGGCGACTGGTTGTACGAGGTCAAGTTCGATGGCTACCGGATTCTCGCGCGCATCGACGGCGATGACGTGCGTCTTTTTACCCGCAATGGCCACGACTGGACCGCCAAGCTGCCCCATCAGCGAGATGCACTGCGCACGCTGGGCCTCGACTCGGCCTGGTTGGACGGCGAAATGGTGGTCAATGACGAACACGGTGTGGCCGACTTCCAGGCCCTGCAGAACGCGTTCGATGTCGAGGACGATCAGCACATTCTCTACTACTTATTCGACCTGCCCTTCCTGGGCGGCGAGGACCTGTGCCAGTTACCGCTGCAAGCGCGGCGCAAAACCCTGCAGCAATTGCTTGAACAGGCCGACGCGCAGTGGCTGAGGTTTTCCGAAGGTTTCGATCAACCGGTCGACTCCCTGCTCGACAGCGCCTGCCGCATGAACCTGGAAGGCCTGATCGGCAAGCGCGCCGACAGCCCTTACACCGGGCGCCGCAGCGCCGACTGGGTCAAGCTCAAGTGCCAGCAACGCCAGGAGTTCGTGATTGTCGGCTACACCGACCCCAAGGGCAGCCGCAGCGCTTTTGGCGCCTTGCTGCTGGCCGTGCACGACGACAGCGGCGCGCTGCGCTACGCCGGCAAAGTCGGTACAGGGTTCAGTGCTGCCACCCTGGAAACCATTCATGCGCGACTCAAACCGTTGGAAACCCCCAAGCCGATGCTGAGCAAGCCACCGACCGGCGCCGAAGTCCGGGGGGTGCACTGGCTCAAGCCGACGCTGCTGGCCGAAGTCGCCTATGCACAGATGACCCGAGACGGCGTGGTGCGCCATGCGGTGTTCCACGGCCTGCGTGATGACAAACCTGCGACCGCGATCGACCTGGAGCACGCCATGCCTGGCAAGTCCGTGGCCAAAACCAAGGCTCAACACAAGCCCGAGGCGTTGGGCGAATTGCGCCTGACCCACCCTGACCGCGTCATCGACGCCACCCGCGCCACCACCAAACGCCAAGTCGCCGAATACTATGCGCAGGTGAGCCAATGGATCCTGCCCCAGCTGAAAAACCGCCCCGTGGCGCTGGTACGCGCGCCCGATGGCCTCGGTGGCGAGTTGTTCTTCCAGAAAAACGCTGGCCAGCTGCACATCCCCAACGTGGTCAGCTACGACAAGAAACAGGCCGGCCAGGCCGCCATGGTCATCAACCGCGCCGATACTCTGCTGGGCGCGGTGCAGATGAACATGCTCGAACTGCACACCTGGAACGCCACCGACAAGGACTTCGACAAACCGGACCGCTTCGTGCTCGACCTGGACCCGGACCCGGCGCTGCCCTGGAAAGCCATGCTGGAGGCCACGCAGCTGACCTTGACCCTGCTCGACGAACTTGGCCTGAAGGTGTTTCTGAAGACCAGTGGTGGCAAGGGCATTCACATTGTCGTGCCGCTGACCCGAAAAGCGGGCTGGGACGAGGTGAAGGACTTCAGCCATGCGATCGTCGATTACCTGGCCAACCTGTTCCCTGATCGCCTCAGCGCCGTGTCGGGGCCGAAGAACCGGGTCGGGCGCATCTTCATCGACTATCTGCGCAATGGCAAAGGCGCCACCACCGCCTGTGCCTATTCCTTGCGCGCCCGGGAGGGCCTGCCGGTGTCCGTGCCGATCTGGCGTGAAGAGCTGGCCCAGCTCAAGGGTGCCAACCAATGGCACATCGGTAACCTGCACGAGCGCCTGGCCGAGGTGGACGACCCCTGGGCCGACATGGGCAAGACCCGTCAATCGATCACTGCGCGCATGCGCAAACAGCTAGGGCTGGGCTGATGAGCATCATTCAGGACTTTGATTTGAATACCCTCGACCGCCTGTTGCGCAGCTTCACCGAAAGGCCGCAGGCACTGAACCTCGATACCCAACTGCCGGCGCTGATGCAGGCGCTGCAGGCCGACCACCTTGACCTGCTGCCCCTGCCCGGCCAGGGCAACACGCTGCGCCGCTGGCAGAGCCTGGCCCGCATTGCCGGTTGTGACATGGCCTTGGCCAAGCTCTACGAAGCCCACACCGATGCCTTGGCGATCCTGGCCGAATGTGGTGCCGCGCACCATGCGCAGGACGGCATTTGGGGTGTCTGGGCGGCGGAACCGCCAGATGCCCGCGCACGTATCGTCGAGCGCCAGGGCGAGCAGGTGCGGCTTTCGGGCCGCAAGGCGTGGTGCTCGGGCGCCTTGCAAATCGACCGCGCCCTGATCACGGCATGGGGTGAAGACGACCAACCGCAGCTGGTGGCCATAGAGCTGTCGCACCCCAGCCAAGGCTTGCGTATCGAACAGTGGCAGGCGGTCGGCATGGCCATTACCGCGAGCGTCGAGGTCGAGTTCAACCATACCCCTGGTATTGCCATCGGCCGGCCCGGGCAGTACCTCTCCAGACCCGGCTTTTGGCACGGGGGTGGTGGCATCGCGGCGTGCTGGTACGGCGGCGCCGAGGCCCTGGCGGACTACCTGCGCGAACACTGTCGCAACCCGCGGCCAGACCCGCACGCCGACGCGCACTTGGGGGCTGTGGACGCCGCCTTGTGCGGTGCCAGGGCGGCGCTGCGCGAGTGTGCGGGCTGGATCGACCGCCAGCCGGGCGCAGACGCCTGTTTCGAAGTACGGCGTACCCGCGCACAGGTCGAACAGGCCGTCGAGCACGTGATCCATCACGTGGGGCGCGCCTTGGGCGCCTCGCCGTTTTGCCGCAGCAGCCACTTTGCCCGGTTGAGTGCCGACTTGCCGGTGTTCCTGCGCCAGAGCCACGCCGAGCGTGACCTGGCCGCCCTCGGACAGCAGCTGGCTACCCTGCCGGCAGGAGCCTGGCAACTATGAATTTGATCGAGTCGAGTAGCGGTACCCCCTGGTCGGCCTGGCAGCACGCCGCGCACCTGGCCAGGGCCACCTGGATCGACCCAGGGCAACTGTGCCCGCCTGGCCGCCGGCTTGTACTGATCGCCCCGCACCCGGATGACGAAATTCTCATGGCGGGTGGTTTACTGGCAGGCTTTCATGGGCGCGAGGACGACCTGGTGTTGGTCTCCGCTACCGATGGCGAAGGCAGCCACCCAGGCTCCAGCCACTGGACCGAGCACCGCTTGCGCAGGCAGCGGCCGCTGGAGAGCCGCCACGCCCTGCAACAGCTCGAACTTGACCTCAACCGGCTGGACTGGCGCAGGCTGCACCTGAAGGACGGCGCGCTGCCGCGGGACGAGGCGTTTCTAGTCAACCACCTGAGCCAGTTGCTCAAGCCTGACGACGTGCTGATGGCCACCTGGCGCAACGACGGCCACTGCGACCACGAGGCGGTGGGCAGGGCCGCCGCGCAAGCGGCAATGGCGCGCAAGGTGCAATTGGTGGAGGTGCCGGTCTGGGCCTGGCACTGGGCGCAACCTGACGACCCTCGCCTGCCCTGGCCACGGGCTCATCGCGTGCAGCTGGATGAAACCCGCCTGGCCCGCAAGCGCAAGGCCTTGGCCGCGCACATCAGCCAACTCGAGCCAGATGAAGGCCAACCGCCCGTGCTGCCAGCGAACTTGCAGGAGTGCCTGCTACAGCCTTTCGAATTGGTGTTCTTGTAAAGGGAGTTGTCATGAGCCTCGACGCACAGTATTTCGCCGACCTGTACGCCAGCAGCGAAGACCCTTGGGCCTTTCGCACCCGCTGGTACGAAAAGCGCAAACGCGAGCTGGTCATGGCCAGCCTGCCACGCCAATGCTATGAGCGCGTGTTCGAGCCTGCGTGCGCCAATGGCGAGCTGAGTGCCTTGCTGGCCGAGCGGTGTGCAGACTTGTTGTGCCAGGACTTGAACCCAACTGCCGTAGGCCTCGCGCGGGAACGCTTGGCCGGGGTCAGCCACGCCTCGGTCGAACTCGGCAGGCTTCCGGGTGATTGGCCCGGTGGGCGCTTTGACCTGATCGTGCTGAGTGAGCTGGGTTACTACCTTGATCCCACCGATTGGTTGCAAGTGATCGAACAGTCAGCCGCCAGCCTCAGCGACGACGGCGGCCTGCTGGCCTGCCACTGGAAACACCCGATCGCGGGCTGCCCCCAGGACGGGCGTGAAGTGCATCGCATGCTGGGCAAGCATCTGCCGCTGTACCCCGTCTATCGCCATGAAGAAGCGGACTTTCTGCTCGAATACTGGTCCTGCCAGCCCAGCGTGATCGACCTCGACGAGACCTGCCCATGATTGCCGTGGTCATACCCGCGCACAACGAAGCGCGCCGCCTGGGTCGTTGCCTCAAGTCCGTGCGGGCGGCTGCAGACCAGGCTGAGTTGGCGGGCTATCGGGTCGAAATACTGGTGGTGCTGGACCGCTGCAGCGATGGTAGTGCGGCGGTTGCCAGGCGGCACCAGGTGCAGACACTGGAAGTGCACGCAGGCAATGTTGGCATGGCGCGCAGTGCCGGCGCGTCACAGATGATCGAACAGGGCGCCAGCTGGCTGGCCTGTACCGATGCCGACAGCCAGGTGCCGCCGCATTGGTTACTGTCGCAACTGGCGTGTGGTGCGGACGTGGTCTGTGGCACCGTGCATGTGGAGCGCTGGCAGCCCTGGCAGAATGCCGCGTTGCGCCGGTTGTACCTGAGCCATTATCAGGCGCGAGAGGGGCACCGGCATATCCATGGCGCCAACCTTGGGGTCAGTGCACAGGCGTATTTGCGTATCGGGGGGTTCCAGCCGTTGCCGGCCCATGAAGACGTACAACTGGTGCGCGACCTGGAGGCGCACGGTGCGCAGATCTCCTGGACGGCACGGCACAGCGTGGCGACCAGCAGCCGACGCGACAGCCGCGCCCGGGAAGGGTTTGGGGATTTTCTGGCAGGCCTTGAAGCCTCCCCCTCCTGAGTCGCAGGCTTATAGCGCTCCCACAGGAGTGGGCTGCCGATACATAGATGGAAAGATCAAGAAGCCTTCCGGGTCCGCTTGGCAGGCTTCTTCTTGCCAGTAGCCCCACCCTTGCCCCCCAAACTGCGCTTGAGCAACTCGGTAAGGTCGATGATGTCGGCACTTTTCTCTGCACTGCCGCCCTCGCCCTTCTCGACCACGCTGATCTTGCCTTTACTGGCCTTCTCTTCCACCAGGTCCATGATCGTCTGGCGAAACGCATCGTGGTATTCATCCGGCTGCCACGGCCCGCTCATGTCCTCCACCAGCCGCTTGGCCATGTCCAGTTCACGCTTGTCTACCTTGGTGTCGGTCACGCTCTTGTCCAGTTCCAGCGTCTCCAGCCCTCGCACTTCCTCTGGCCAGCGCAAGGTGATCATCACCAGTGCATCGTCCAGCGGGCGCAGCAGCGTCAGGTGCTGACGGGTATGCAACACCACCGTGGCCAAGGCCACCTTGCCGGTACTCGCCAGGGTCTCGCGCAGCAGCGCGTAAACCTTGCCGCCACGGCGGTCGGGGGCCAGGTAATACGGGGTATCGAAGTGCTGAAGGGGGATTTCACCGGCATCGACGAACGAGAAAATATCAATGGTCTGGGTCGCTTCTGGCCGGGCCGTGCGGATCTCCTCCTCGCTGATCACCACATAGCGGCCTTTTTCATACTCCACACCTTTGACGATGTGCTCCTTGTCGATTTCCTTGCCTGTGACCTTGTTGACCCGCTTGTACCCGACCGGCTCCATGCTGCGTTTGTCGAGCCAGTCGAAATCCACCCGCTCGGTGCGCACAGCGGTATTGAGCGAGACAGGGATGTGCACCAGCCCAAAGCTGATCGCGCCTTTCCAGATTGCCCTAGCCATCGTTAATCACCTCCCGCCAGGCCCCGCGTCTATCGGGGCTTCTACTGGAAGTGACTGCGGCGCGCCGGGAAGGTTTAGTCAGGCTGCCCTGCGGCGGGCAGCGCCGCTTTTTTAGCTGAACAACACACGCTTGAAGGCTTCGGCGGCCAAGTGAACCTGCACCGACCAGTCGTCTGCCGCGTCGCTGCCGGCATCGTCTGAAATGTACTTGAGGCACACGAACGGAATGCCTTCGTCACGGGCGATCAGGGCCAGCACATAGGCTTCCATGTCGACGATATCGTAAGGTGCCTCGCCGTGACTGACTTCGAAACTGTCACCACTGCCGCAGGTACCCAGGGCAAGCCCGGGGATTTCCTCGCCGTGTTCCAGCAGCACCGGGATGTCAGACAGCGGCGTCTCGTACCGGGCGAAGCCCAATGGCGTGACGTCCATGTCGCGCTGCACGAAACGGGTACAGCACACCACCTCGCCCTTGCCATAGCGTTGGCTGCCGGCAGAGCCCAGGTTGACGATCAACT from Pseudomonas kermanshahensis carries:
- a CDS encoding Ku protein encodes the protein MARAIWKGAISFGLVHIPVSLNTAVRTERVDFDWLDKRSMEPVGYKRVNKVTGKEIDKEHIVKGVEYEKGRYVVISEEEIRTARPEATQTIDIFSFVDAGEIPLQHFDTPYYLAPDRRGGKVYALLRETLASTGKVALATVVLHTRQHLTLLRPLDDALVMITLRWPEEVRGLETLELDKSVTDTKVDKRELDMAKRLVEDMSGPWQPDEYHDAFRQTIMDLVEEKASKGKISVVEKGEGGSAEKSADIIDLTELLKRSLGGKGGATGKKKPAKRTRKAS
- a CDS encoding class I SAM-dependent methyltransferase, which translates into the protein MSLDAQYFADLYASSEDPWAFRTRWYEKRKRELVMASLPRQCYERVFEPACANGELSALLAERCADLLCQDLNPTAVGLARERLAGVSHASVELGRLPGDWPGGRFDLIVLSELGYYLDPTDWLQVIEQSAASLSDDGGLLACHWKHPIAGCPQDGREVHRMLGKHLPLYPVYRHEEADFLLEYWSCQPSVIDLDETCP
- a CDS encoding nucleosidase; its protein translation is MMLIKQFPQITPTDTLFVFALEAEAGTVFADVNTVFTGIGKVNAAIALTKAIAQRKPKLIVNLGSAGSQRYGKGEVVCCTRFVQRDMDVTPLGFARYETPLSDIPVLLEHGEEIPGLALGTCGSGDSFEVSHGEAPYDIVDMEAYVLALIARDEGIPFVCLKYISDDAGSDAADDWSVQVHLAAEAFKRVLFS
- a CDS encoding glycosyltransferase; translation: MIAVVIPAHNEARRLGRCLKSVRAAADQAELAGYRVEILVVLDRCSDGSAAVARRHQVQTLEVHAGNVGMARSAGASQMIEQGASWLACTDADSQVPPHWLLSQLACGADVVCGTVHVERWQPWQNAALRRLYLSHYQAREGHRHIHGANLGVSAQAYLRIGGFQPLPAHEDVQLVRDLEAHGAQISWTARHSVATSSRRDSRAREGFGDFLAGLEASPS
- a CDS encoding PIG-L deacetylase family protein, coding for MNLIESSSGTPWSAWQHAAHLARATWIDPGQLCPPGRRLVLIAPHPDDEILMAGGLLAGFHGREDDLVLVSATDGEGSHPGSSHWTEHRLRRQRPLESRHALQQLELDLNRLDWRRLHLKDGALPRDEAFLVNHLSQLLKPDDVLMATWRNDGHCDHEAVGRAAAQAAMARKVQLVEVPVWAWHWAQPDDPRLPWPRAHRVQLDETRLARKRKALAAHISQLEPDEGQPPVLPANLQECLLQPFELVFL